GAACCTGAGAAGTCGTTTACCAAACTGGTAGCGGTGTTAAACGCGGTTGCTGAAGACCACAGCCTACCGGTGGTCGTATCTACTCATCCGCGTACCCAAAATCGGGTTGATGCAACGGGTGCCAAGTTTCACCCGCTTGTGCGCCTGCTGAAGCCCTTGGGATTTCACGATTACGTGAACTTGCAGATTCATGCTAAAGCGGTTCTGTCCGATAGCGGCACTATTACGGAAGAATCATCTATTTTAAATTTTCCGGCACTGAATATTCGTGAAGCGCACGAGCGCCCCGAGGGCATGGAGGAAACCGCTGTGATGATGGTGGGTCTGGAGGTAGAGCGTGTGGGCCAGGCTCTTGCGATCCTTGCTACACAGCCACGTGGTGCCGAACGTAACCTGAGCATAGTGTCTGACTACAGTGTGTCCAACGTTAGTGAAAAGGTGGTGCGCCTTATTCACAGCTACACCGACTATGTGAATCGCGTGGTGTGGAAGAAGTACTGAAGTCAATTGCGCCCGAGCCCATGCGGGTCTTGTTGCTAACTCAATGGTTTGATCCTGAGCCAACTTTCAAGGGGTTAGCTTTTGCAAAGGAACTCATCAGGCAAGGTGTGAACGTCGAAGTTGTTACCGGTTTTCCAAATTACCCAACGGGGAAGCTTTATCCAGGGTACAGAATAAAGCTGATCCACCGACAGACCATTGATGATATAAAAGTAACGAGGGTGGCTTTATACCCGAGCCATGATCGGTCAGCAATCAGACGCGTGCTCAACTATGTAAGTTTCGCAGTTACCTCGCTTTTCTATTGTCTTTTTTTTACGCGACGGGTAGATATTATTTACGCATATCACCCGCCTTTAACGGTTGGTATTACTGCATCATTAATCAGGGTATTGAGAGGGATTCCCGTGGTGTATGACATTCAGGACCTATGGCCTGACACCTTACGTACTACAGGCATGCTGAATAATGAAAAGATATTGTTCCTGGTTGGCTTAGTGTGCAAGCATATTTACCAACAAGTCAATCAAATCGTAGTGTTGTCGCCGGGCTTCAAGACGTTGCTTATGCAGCGTGGTGTTCCAGAGGGCAAAATCGAAGTAATCTACAATTGGTCCGATGAACATAAACTCAACGAGCCGATTGACAAGTCGAATTATCAACGTACTTCTAAGAGCCATTTTTGTGTTCTTTTTGCCGGGAATATGGGTACGCCACAAGCGCTCGGTGCCGTTTTGGAAGCGGTTGACTTGTTAAATGCACGGGGCGTGGCCGTAGAAATGATTTTCGTTGGTACGGGACTGGATTCTGAACGCTTAAAGAAAATAGCAACCGCTAGAAACCTCACAAATGTACTGTTCTATCCCCCGGTTCCAATGTCGGAAATCGGACACTTTCTAGATTCCGCTGACGCCTTGTTAGTGCACCTGAAAGCAGATGAACTGTTCAAGGTTACGATACCTTCCAAGACCCAAGCCTATATGGCGGCTGGCAAACCTCTGCTGATGGCGGTTGAAGGGGATGCTGCCGAACTAGTAACGCTGGCCGGTTGTGGGGTGTTGGCAAAGCCTGAGGATCCAAAATCGATAGCGGATGCTGTGCAAGCTCTGGCTGCGATGACGCCAAGTCAGCGCAAGCAGATGGGCCAGCGGGGTCGCGAATACTACATGACAAACCTTTCCTTGTCGGCGGGAACTGTAAAATTTAAACAGTTATTTGAAGATGTATTACAAAAAAGTAAAACGCATCATTGACGTGCTTCTCGCGACCGCTGCTCTGACACTGCTGACGCCGGTACTTCTTTTGGTGGCATTGGCCGTTAGATTAAATATGGGCAGGCCGGTAATTTTTCGACAGTTTCGCCCCGGTTTGAAGGGTAAGTTATTTGAGATGTATAAATTTCGTACGATGGTTACCGCCCCTAAAAACAGTAATCTTAAGGACCAAGACAGAATCACAAAGCTGGGGTTGTTCCTCCGGGCGAGTAGCCTCGATGAGCTACCTGAGTTAATCAATGTGATCAAGGGTGATATGAGCCTGATCGGACCCAGGCCGCTCTTGGTCGAGTACCTGAAAAGTTATTCGGCAACACAGATGCGGAGGCATGATGTCATGCCTGGGATTACAGGTTTGGCGCAAGTAAAGGGACGAAATAATCTTACTTGGACCAGTAAACTCCGCTATGACGTTTTCTATGCTGAACATCTCAGTTGGTGTTTAGACTGCGCAATACTGCTCGCCACAATCAAAGTTGTACTGTTCCGGTCGGGATTTCGTTCACATGGCGAATTGAAAAAATTCGGAGAATAAATGAAAGATTTGTTTATCTACTGCGCTGGGGGCTTTGGCAAGGAAGTGATGGACGTTGCAAGGCGTACGAATAACATAACAAAACAATGGGAATGCATCAGTTTTATCGATGATTCAAGCTCTGAGAAATCTAAGTATGGGGCTCAAGTCTACCAACTAGACGAGTTGGTAAGCCTGAATAAATTAACGAAGGCAGAGGTCCTAATTGCAAACGGGGAGCCGGCGGTTCGAAAAAAACTGCATGAACGACTTGTCTTATCTGGCGGAAATCTCGGTGTCTTAGTGGATCCATCCTCAATAATCTCTGATAGCGCGTTAATTGAATGCGGCGTTGTAATAACTCCTTTTTGCTCTGTGTCGAGTAATGCTTTCTTGTGCAGAAATTCGTCGGTAAACACAATGAGCATTATTGGACACGATGTTAAAGTAGGAGAAAATAGTGTTATCTCCTCTATGGTGAATATCGGTGGGGCTACGGTTATTGGTGATAATTGTTACATTGGTATGGGGGCTCTAATCAAGGAGGGGATAAGCATTGGATCCGGCTCGATTGTTGGAATGGGTTCGGTAGTATATTCAGACATCCCCGCCAATATGATTGCGC
The nucleotide sequence above comes from beta proteobacterium MWH-UniP1. Encoded proteins:
- a CDS encoding glycosyltransferase family 4 protein, translating into MEEVLKSIAPEPMRVLLLTQWFDPEPTFKGLAFAKELIRQGVNVEVVTGFPNYPTGKLYPGYRIKLIHRQTIDDIKVTRVALYPSHDRSAIRRVLNYVSFAVTSLFYCLFFTRRVDIIYAYHPPLTVGITASLIRVLRGIPVVYDIQDLWPDTLRTTGMLNNEKILFLVGLVCKHIYQQVNQIVVLSPGFKTLLMQRGVPEGKIEVIYNWSDEHKLNEPIDKSNYQRTSKSHFCVLFAGNMGTPQALGAVLEAVDLLNARGVAVEMIFVGTGLDSERLKKIATARNLTNVLFYPPVPMSEIGHFLDSADALLVHLKADELFKVTIPSKTQAYMAAGKPLLMAVEGDAAELVTLAGCGVLAKPEDPKSIADAVQALAAMTPSQRKQMGQRGREYYMTNLSLSAGTVKFKQLFEDVLQKSKTHH
- a CDS encoding sugar transferase, whose protein sequence is MYYKKVKRIIDVLLATAALTLLTPVLLLVALAVRLNMGRPVIFRQFRPGLKGKLFEMYKFRTMVTAPKNSNLKDQDRITKLGLFLRASSLDELPELINVIKGDMSLIGPRPLLVEYLKSYSATQMRRHDVMPGITGLAQVKGRNNLTWTSKLRYDVFYAEHLSWCLDCAILLATIKVVLFRSGFRSHGELKKFGE
- a CDS encoding acetyltransferase, with translation MKDLFIYCAGGFGKEVMDVARRTNNITKQWECISFIDDSSSEKSKYGAQVYQLDELVSLNKLTKAEVLIANGEPAVRKKLHERLVLSGGNLGVLVDPSSIISDSALIECGVVITPFCSVSSNAFLCRNSSVNTMSIIGHDVKVGENSVISSMVNIGGATVIGDNCYIGMGALIKEGISIGSGSIVGMGSVVYSDIPANMIALGNPARVVRKNTEQRVFK